From Haloglomus litoreum, the proteins below share one genomic window:
- a CDS encoding thiolase C-terminal domain-containing protein: protein MDRTPPRVAGVGLTHFGVHPERTGRDLFAEAAERAFADAAVPREDVDALYYGNFMGELTEHQGHQAPLMAEAAGLTCPATRYENACASSGVAVREAVRAVRNGEADVLLVGGAERMNNVGTAGSTEGLAVAADDLFEVRAGVTFPGAYALMARAYFDEFGGSREDLAHVAVKNHDNALDNEFAQYRQAIDVETALEAPPIAEPLGLYDSCPITDGASAFLLVSEAYVAEHDLDAPVAIAGTGQGGDHLALQDRTDLAFAPATEAAADEAFADAGVERAAAAFAEVHDCFTIAEVLALEGLGFYDRGAAVGAARAGETTADGDLPVNLSGGLKAKGHPVGATGAAQVVEATRLLRGDHPNSDAVDGDVGVTHNAGGTVASAVVHVLEVRS, encoded by the coding sequence ATGGACCGAACACCGCCCCGCGTCGCCGGCGTGGGGTTGACGCACTTCGGCGTCCACCCGGAGCGGACGGGTCGTGATCTGTTCGCCGAGGCGGCCGAGCGCGCGTTCGCGGACGCGGCCGTCCCCCGCGAGGACGTCGACGCGCTGTACTACGGCAACTTCATGGGCGAACTGACCGAGCACCAGGGCCACCAGGCGCCGCTGATGGCCGAGGCCGCCGGGCTGACCTGCCCGGCGACGCGCTACGAGAACGCGTGTGCCTCCTCCGGCGTCGCCGTACGCGAGGCCGTCCGCGCCGTGCGCAACGGGGAGGCCGACGTCCTCCTCGTGGGCGGCGCCGAGCGGATGAACAACGTCGGGACAGCCGGCTCCACCGAGGGTCTGGCGGTCGCCGCGGACGACCTGTTCGAGGTCCGCGCCGGCGTCACCTTCCCCGGCGCGTACGCCCTGATGGCGCGGGCCTACTTCGACGAGTTCGGCGGCTCGCGCGAGGACCTCGCGCACGTCGCGGTGAAGAACCACGACAACGCGCTGGACAACGAGTTCGCGCAGTACCGGCAGGCCATCGACGTGGAGACGGCGCTCGAGGCGCCACCCATCGCCGAGCCGCTCGGCCTGTACGACTCCTGTCCCATCACGGACGGTGCGAGCGCGTTCCTGCTCGTGAGCGAGGCCTACGTCGCCGAGCACGACCTCGATGCGCCCGTCGCCATCGCCGGGACGGGTCAGGGCGGCGACCACCTCGCCCTGCAGGACCGCACGGACCTCGCGTTCGCACCTGCGACGGAGGCCGCCGCGGACGAGGCCTTCGCCGACGCCGGCGTCGAGCGCGCCGCCGCCGCCTTCGCGGAGGTCCACGACTGCTTCACCATCGCGGAGGTGCTGGCGCTGGAGGGGCTGGGGTTCTACGACCGCGGGGCGGCCGTCGGGGCCGCCCGCGCGGGCGAGACGACCGCCGACGGCGACCTGCCGGTCAACCTCTCGGGCGGCCTGAAGGCGAAGGGCCACCCGGTCGGCGCGACCGGCGCCGCGCAGGTCGTGGAGGCGACTCGCCTCCTGCGTGGCGACCACCCCAACAGCGACGCCGTCGACGGCGACGTGGGTGTGACACACAACGCGGGTGGCACCGTGGCGAGTGCGGTGGTCCACGTGCTGGAGGTGCGGTCATGA
- a CDS encoding site-2 protease family protein: protein MEDFDAPAEGPPVAAFSSAFHVEEVRQDGDRLVYVGEPRVGQQALEREVWPLFREHGYEVRLTTVKDSETDPISGVELHQSRHALVADPRSMGIDGIPWTNVVMLLLTVLTTLFAGTIWYYEPLTSPLDLVTGDSWKFSVAVLSVLGIHELGHYVLSRYHDVDASLPYFIPVPTFIGTLGAVIRMKGRIPDRDALFDIGVAGPLAGLVAAVVVSTVGLLMDPISVPASVQNSPDAIVIEFGYPPLLHGLSMLTGQPLTYSDPSTAVNPVVFGGWIGLFVTFLNLIPVGQLDGGHLVRAMAGEQAERVAAFVPLALFALAGYLFFVQGLDIRDSVAIWTFWGFITIGLAYAGHATPIYEEPLDRKRMAVGLLTFALGLLCFTPVPFQYVSGF, encoded by the coding sequence ATGGAGGATTTCGACGCGCCGGCGGAGGGCCCGCCGGTGGCGGCGTTCTCGTCGGCGTTCCACGTCGAGGAGGTCCGCCAGGACGGCGACCGGCTGGTGTACGTCGGCGAGCCCCGCGTGGGCCAGCAGGCGCTGGAGCGGGAGGTGTGGCCGCTGTTCCGCGAGCACGGCTACGAGGTCCGGCTGACGACGGTCAAGGACAGCGAGACCGACCCCATCTCCGGGGTCGAACTCCACCAGAGCCGGCACGCCCTCGTCGCCGACCCGCGGAGCATGGGCATCGACGGTATCCCGTGGACGAACGTCGTGATGCTGCTGCTGACGGTTCTGACGACGCTGTTCGCGGGCACCATCTGGTACTACGAACCCCTCACGTCGCCGCTTGACCTCGTGACCGGCGACTCCTGGAAGTTCTCGGTCGCCGTCCTCTCGGTGCTGGGCATCCACGAGCTCGGCCACTACGTCCTCTCGCGCTACCACGACGTGGACGCCTCGTTGCCGTACTTCATCCCGGTCCCGACGTTCATCGGGACGCTGGGGGCGGTCATCCGGATGAAGGGGCGCATCCCGGACCGGGACGCGCTGTTCGACATCGGCGTCGCGGGGCCGCTCGCCGGCCTCGTCGCCGCGGTCGTCGTCTCCACCGTGGGGCTGCTGATGGACCCCATCAGCGTCCCGGCCAGCGTCCAGAACAGCCCGGACGCCATCGTCATCGAGTTCGGCTACCCGCCGCTGCTCCACGGGCTGTCGATGCTGACGGGTCAGCCGCTCACCTACAGCGACCCCTCGACCGCGGTCAATCCGGTCGTCTTCGGCGGCTGGATCGGCCTGTTCGTCACCTTCCTCAACCTCATCCCCGTCGGCCAGCTCGATGGTGGCCACCTCGTCCGTGCGATGGCCGGCGAGCAGGCCGAGCGCGTCGCCGCGTTCGTCCCGCTGGCCCTGTTCGCGCTCGCGGGCTACCTGTTCTTCGTGCAGGGGCTGGACATCCGCGACTCGGTCGCCATCTGGACGTTCTGGGGGTTCATCACCATCGGGCTGGCGTACGCGGGCCACGCGACGCCCATCTACGAGGAGCCGCTCGACCGCAAGCGGATGGCCGTGGGGCTGCTCACCTTCGCGCTGGGGCTGCTCTGCTTCACGCCGGTCCCGTTCCAGTACGTCAGCGGCTTCTGA
- a CDS encoding 30S ribosomal protein S8e: MKFQGRSTTKRTGGRRRRTHKKRKHQMGHSPTETRVGEPRLKTVDARGGTTKVRAITTNRATVATDDGTVSAEVENVAENDANPNYVRRNIVTKGAIVETSEGRARVTSRPGQDGQINAVLVE, from the coding sequence ATGAAATTCCAGGGCCGCTCCACGACGAAGCGAACCGGTGGCCGGCGACGCCGGACCCACAAGAAGCGCAAGCACCAGATGGGCCACTCCCCGACGGAGACCCGCGTCGGCGAACCCCGCCTGAAGACGGTCGACGCCCGCGGCGGCACGACCAAGGTCCGTGCCATCACGACGAACCGCGCGACCGTCGCCACGGACGACGGCACCGTCAGCGCCGAGGTCGAGAACGTCGCCGAGAACGACGCCAACCCGAACTACGTCCGCCGTAACATCGTCACGAAGGGCGCCATCGTCGAGACCTCCGAAGGTCGGGCCCGCGTCACCTCCCGACCCGGCCAGGACGGCCAGATCAACGCCGTCCTCGTCGAGTAG
- a CDS encoding AAA family ATPase: protein MDVVEASDACEAVLDTVSGAVIADRTVLETTLLGVVSGGHVLLEDVPGTGKTLTARSLATALGLEFSRIQFTPDLLPSDVTGTHVYNERDREFEFREGPVFANVVLADEINRAPPKTQAALLEAMEEEQVTADGETRQLPDPFFVIATQNPVEQEGTFPLPEAQVDRFAVKTALGYPDEDGEVELLRRRADRRTRAPAVEPVLDRERVRALRESPEDVRVDEDLLRYVAQLARATREDRRVAVGVSPRGTQRLFELARANAALAGRDYVTPDDVTRVARPTLTHRLVLTPDAQVEDAEKGDVIEAALDSVPVPTV, encoded by the coding sequence ATGGACGTTGTCGAGGCCAGCGACGCGTGCGAGGCGGTGCTGGACACGGTCTCCGGGGCGGTCATCGCGGACCGGACGGTGCTGGAGACGACGCTGCTGGGCGTGGTGTCGGGCGGACACGTGCTGCTGGAGGACGTGCCGGGGACGGGCAAGACCCTGACCGCGCGGTCGCTGGCGACCGCGCTGGGGCTGGAGTTCTCGCGCATCCAGTTCACGCCCGACCTCCTCCCCTCGGACGTGACCGGGACCCACGTCTACAACGAGCGCGACCGCGAGTTCGAGTTCCGCGAGGGGCCCGTGTTCGCGAACGTCGTCCTGGCCGACGAGATCAACCGCGCGCCGCCGAAGACCCAGGCGGCGCTGCTGGAGGCGATGGAGGAGGAGCAGGTGACCGCCGACGGGGAGACCCGCCAGCTCCCGGACCCGTTCTTCGTCATCGCGACGCAGAACCCCGTCGAGCAGGAGGGGACCTTCCCGCTGCCCGAGGCGCAGGTCGACCGGTTCGCGGTGAAGACGGCGCTGGGCTACCCGGACGAGGACGGCGAGGTGGAGCTGCTGCGCCGGCGGGCCGACCGCCGGACTCGCGCGCCTGCGGTCGAGCCCGTCCTCGACCGCGAGCGGGTGCGCGCGCTCCGCGAGAGCCCCGAGGACGTGCGTGTCGACGAGGACCTCCTCCGGTACGTGGCCCAACTGGCCCGCGCGACCCGGGAGGACCGCCGGGTCGCGGTCGGTGTCTCCCCCCGCGGGACCCAGCGGCTGTTCGAACTCGCGCGCGCCAACGCCGCCCTCGCGGGCCGGGACTACGTCACGCCCGACGACGTCACGCGGGTCGCGCGCCCGACGCTCACGCACCGGCTCGTCCTCACCCCGGACGCGCAGGTCGAGGACGCCGAGAAGGGCGACGTCATCGAGGCGGCGCTGGACTCGGTCCCGGTTCCGACGGTCTGA
- a CDS encoding class I SAM-dependent methyltransferase, with amino-acid sequence MDPVRQVMDAVADTDAGTDLYGALAPLYDRFFAERCDYDALAAFVSDQAPAGATSAAAGACGTGRLLARLADRYDRAVGLDTSATMLRLAAGRTDAALVRADLRTVVAPDAFDLLTVTGNSLAHLPPGDPDGVRTAFERAAESLRPGGTLVCDFMLTDSLVHGYTTEDAVESDRYRVDRRVVVNVEDRGPDRLGRAGRYDYEFTLRDRDADETVEAEAALPIRVFEPAALLGVAQAAGFTEAALVDPPTPYGGGLVARLPE; translated from the coding sequence ATGGACCCGGTCCGCCAGGTGATGGACGCCGTCGCCGACACCGACGCCGGGACCGACCTCTACGGCGCGCTCGCCCCGCTGTACGACCGCTTCTTCGCCGAGCGCTGCGACTACGATGCGCTCGCAGCGTTCGTCTCGGACCAGGCGCCAGCGGGAGCCACGTCGGCCGCCGCCGGTGCCTGTGGTACCGGGCGACTGCTCGCCCGCCTGGCCGACCGGTACGACCGGGCGGTCGGTCTCGACACCAGCGCGACGATGCTCCGGCTGGCCGCCGGCCGGACCGACGCGGCGCTGGTCCGTGCTGACCTCCGGACGGTCGTCGCGCCCGACGCGTTCGACCTCCTCACCGTGACCGGGAACTCGCTGGCGCACCTCCCCCCGGGCGACCCCGACGGCGTTCGGACGGCGTTCGAGCGTGCCGCCGAGAGCCTGCGCCCCGGCGGAACGCTGGTCTGTGACTTCATGCTGACCGACAGCCTGGTGCACGGCTACACGACCGAGGACGCGGTCGAGTCGGACCGGTACCGGGTGGACCGACGGGTCGTCGTGAACGTCGAGGACCGGGGCCCGGACAGGCTCGGCCGGGCGGGACGCTACGACTACGAGTTCACGCTCCGCGACCGGGACGCCGACGAGACCGTCGAGGCCGAGGCGGCGCTCCCCATCAGGGTGTTCGAGCCGGCGGCGCTGCTCGGGGTGGCGCAGGCGGCCGGGTTCACCGAGGCGGCCCTCGTCGACCCGCCGACACCGTACGGCGGCGGGCTGGTGGCGCGGCTGCCGGAGTGA
- a CDS encoding endonuclease/exonuclease/phosphatase family protein — translation MTHPRDESAAPSRRSVLRAAGGAASGLGLAGLATPAAATATQSDDAPDGWSVPVPRNVRVVTRNLGLGARLYGFVDTDSLQVEPAQVYERYQQVRASAPGERMRAIAAGLAAELPAVVGLQEVARIRRGPNDYTGGSEPNAEREVYDFLELLTDGLEAELERYDFDVGYEVAVVSGNLDEEFPAEGPDGERFDVRLTDRDVVLVRDDLTVRSTDDGDYGLNVSAVLEDGTRVSVTRGYALATVELEGARFSFVTTHLAVASRIVREAQAVQLAGLIERRDGPVVLAGDLNTTPEGDRSSAYERLVESGLRDTWAALRDEPGPTCCQGELLRNNRSRLRSRVDHVMTAGPVVPLAARRTDTDPGDRIEVDTPDGPVRLWSSDHAGVVADVRVEPRTREFVPLLQGLLFG, via the coding sequence ATGACGCATCCCCGCGACGAGTCGGCGGCTCCGAGCCGGCGGTCGGTCCTCCGCGCAGCCGGCGGTGCGGCGAGCGGCCTCGGGCTGGCGGGACTCGCGACCCCGGCGGCCGCGACCGCGACACAATCCGACGACGCCCCCGACGGCTGGTCGGTCCCGGTCCCCCGGAACGTCCGGGTGGTGACCCGGAACCTCGGGCTCGGTGCGCGCCTCTACGGCTTCGTCGACACCGACTCCCTGCAGGTCGAGCCGGCGCAGGTGTACGAGCGCTACCAGCAGGTCCGCGCGAGCGCGCCGGGCGAGCGGATGCGAGCCATCGCCGCCGGGCTCGCCGCGGAACTGCCCGCCGTCGTCGGGCTGCAGGAGGTCGCCCGCATCCGCCGCGGCCCGAACGACTACACCGGCGGGTCCGAGCCGAACGCCGAGCGGGAGGTGTACGACTTCCTCGAGCTGCTGACCGACGGGCTGGAGGCCGAACTCGAGCGCTACGACTTCGACGTGGGGTACGAGGTCGCGGTCGTGAGCGGGAACCTCGACGAGGAGTTCCCGGCCGAGGGGCCCGACGGGGAACGGTTCGACGTCCGACTCACCGACCGGGACGTGGTCCTCGTGCGCGACGACCTCACCGTCCGGTCGACGGACGACGGCGACTACGGACTCAACGTCAGTGCCGTGCTGGAGGACGGGACCCGGGTGTCCGTCACCCGGGGGTACGCGCTCGCGACGGTCGAACTCGAGGGGGCGCGGTTCAGCTTCGTGACGACGCACCTCGCGGTGGCGAGCCGGATCGTCCGGGAGGCACAGGCCGTCCAGCTGGCCGGGCTGATCGAGCGCCGTGACGGACCCGTCGTGCTCGCGGGCGACCTGAACACCACCCCCGAGGGCGACCGGTCGAGCGCATACGAGCGGCTCGTCGAGAGCGGCCTCCGGGACACCTGGGCGGCGCTCAGGGACGAACCGGGGCCGACCTGCTGCCAGGGCGAACTCCTGCGGAACAACCGCTCCCGGCTGCGCAGCCGCGTGGACCACGTCATGACGGCGGGGCCGGTGGTGCCGCTGGCCGCGCGGCGGACGGACACCGACCCCGGCGACCGCATCGAGGTCGACACGCCGGACGGACCCGTGCGGCTGTGGTCCTCCGACCACGCGGGCGTCGTCGCCGACGTCCGGGTCGAGCCGCGGACGCGCGAGTTCGTGCCGCTCCTGCAGGGCCTGCTGTTCGGGTGA
- a CDS encoding TVP38/TMEM64 family protein, whose product MSSGTPTEQSRAPALAVVAGAVTLVVAAVAVAVFWDRLAPLTDPGVLTALVRDAGPAAPLVFFLLQVVQVIVAPIPAPAVALMGGFLFGPFVGSLLSIAGVAAGSALAFWLARRFGRVAVERFVPAGAIARFDALTARRGAVGLFLAFLVPGFPDDALCFVGGLTTIPLRRLVAIAVLGRTPTVIALSLVGAGIADGDIALVVGLGGAVVALSLVGYLFRTRIMGGAPVPAAAVSEDGEAGGSR is encoded by the coding sequence GTGAGTTCCGGCACCCCCACCGAGCAGTCCCGAGCACCAGCACTCGCGGTGGTCGCCGGTGCCGTCACGCTCGTCGTGGCGGCCGTCGCGGTGGCGGTGTTCTGGGACCGGCTCGCCCCGCTGACCGACCCGGGGGTCCTGACCGCGCTCGTCCGGGACGCCGGCCCGGCGGCGCCGCTCGTCTTCTTCCTGCTGCAGGTCGTCCAGGTCATCGTCGCCCCCATCCCCGCGCCGGCGGTGGCGCTGATGGGTGGGTTCCTGTTCGGCCCCTTCGTCGGGTCACTGCTCTCGATCGCGGGTGTCGCGGCGGGGTCGGCGCTGGCGTTCTGGCTGGCCCGCCGGTTCGGCCGCGTCGCCGTCGAGCGGTTCGTCCCCGCGGGCGCCATCGCCCGCTTCGACGCGCTGACCGCCCGGCGCGGGGCGGTGGGGCTGTTCCTCGCGTTCCTCGTTCCCGGCTTCCCCGACGACGCCCTCTGTTTCGTCGGTGGCCTCACGACCATCCCCCTCCGACGGCTGGTGGCCATCGCGGTCCTCGGGCGCACGCCGACGGTCATCGCCCTGAGTCTGGTCGGCGCCGGCATCGCCGACGGCGACATCGCGCTGGTCGTCGGCCTCGGCGGCGCGGTGGTCGCGCTGTCGCTGGTCGGGTACCTCTTCCGGACCCGCATCATGGGGGGAGCCCCCGTCCCCGCCGCGGCCGTCTCCGAGGACGGCGAGGCCGGCGGGTCACGGTGA
- a CDS encoding Zn-ribbon domain-containing OB-fold protein, with protein MSDDFTPENPAPDGEYDAWLDAVDAGDGYHLVCDEGHGWLPPRRVCPRCGGDLREEPLPDSGAVATFTVVHVPTPSFAAEAPYATVVADFGGVRLTGVARQFEDLAVGDSVAPAVGEREDGERLLLLERA; from the coding sequence ATGAGCGACGATTTCACCCCCGAGAACCCGGCGCCGGACGGCGAGTACGACGCGTGGCTGGACGCCGTCGACGCGGGCGACGGGTACCACCTCGTCTGCGACGAGGGGCACGGCTGGCTGCCGCCCCGCCGGGTCTGCCCGCGCTGTGGCGGTGACCTCCGCGAGGAACCGCTGCCCGACTCCGGGGCGGTCGCGACGTTCACCGTCGTCCACGTCCCGACGCCGTCGTTCGCGGCCGAAGCGCCGTACGCGACCGTCGTGGCCGACTTCGGCGGGGTCCGGCTGACCGGCGTCGCCCGTCAGTTCGAGGACCTGGCGGTCGGTGACAGCGTCGCCCCCGCGGTCGGTGAGCGCGAGGACGGCGAGCGGCTCCTGCTACTGGAGCGGGCCTGA
- the purB gene encoding adenylosuccinate lyase: MSHRSALHAVSPLDGRYARYTEPLVPYASEAALMRARVEVEVEYLCALADLDAVPLTLDEDNRELLRDRYRQFSETDAKAIKQLETEGWAGYEATNHDVKAVEYFLREHTADRIHPWIHFGLTSEDVNNLAHRLLLQPAVEEVLVPALREVRDALADLAREHRDLPMLARTHGQPATPTTFGKEMAVYAARLGRALGRIKEAADGLSGKLAGASGTYAAHHAAYPDVDWRSFSAAFVESLGLEHTPLATQVNPCDDLATLFDALRGANNVVLDLNLDCWLYVSQRYLGQEAVAGETGSSTMPHKVNPIDFENGEGNCSKANSDLVFLGDYVTDSRLQRDLSDSTVKRNMGAALAHCLIGYQKTARGLEKVVPREDVMREDLERNPEVIGEAVQTILRREGRADAYEQVKELTRGQRASIADFRDLFDELDVDDSVREELRALTPAGYTGLGDELVDELDD; the protein is encoded by the coding sequence ATGAGCCACCGTTCCGCGCTGCACGCCGTCTCGCCCCTCGACGGGCGCTATGCGCGCTACACCGAACCCCTCGTCCCGTACGCCAGCGAGGCCGCGCTGATGCGTGCCCGGGTCGAGGTCGAGGTGGAGTACCTCTGTGCGCTGGCCGACCTCGACGCGGTCCCGCTCACGCTCGACGAGGACAACCGCGAGCTGCTCCGGGACCGCTACCGGCAGTTCTCGGAGACCGACGCGAAGGCCATCAAGCAGCTCGAGACGGAGGGGTGGGCCGGCTACGAGGCCACCAACCACGACGTGAAGGCGGTCGAGTACTTCCTCCGCGAGCACACGGCCGACCGCATCCACCCCTGGATCCACTTCGGCCTCACCAGCGAGGACGTGAACAACCTCGCGCACCGCCTCCTGCTCCAGCCCGCGGTGGAGGAGGTGCTCGTCCCCGCACTGCGGGAGGTGCGCGACGCGCTGGCCGACCTCGCGCGGGAGCACCGCGACCTCCCGATGCTCGCACGCACCCACGGCCAGCCCGCGACGCCGACGACGTTCGGCAAGGAGATGGCCGTCTACGCCGCGCGGCTGGGCCGGGCGCTCGGGCGCATCAAGGAGGCCGCGGACGGCCTCTCGGGCAAGCTCGCGGGCGCGTCGGGCACGTACGCCGCCCACCACGCCGCCTACCCGGACGTGGACTGGCGGTCGTTCTCCGCGGCGTTCGTGGAGTCGCTCGGGCTGGAGCACACGCCGCTGGCGACACAGGTCAACCCCTGTGACGACCTGGCGACGCTGTTCGACGCGCTCCGCGGGGCCAACAACGTGGTGCTGGACCTGAACCTGGACTGCTGGCTCTACGTCAGCCAGCGCTACCTCGGGCAGGAGGCCGTCGCGGGCGAGACCGGTTCGAGCACGATGCCGCACAAGGTCAACCCCATCGACTTCGAGAACGGCGAGGGCAACTGCTCGAAGGCCAACTCCGATCTGGTCTTCCTCGGGGACTACGTGACCGACTCGCGGCTCCAGCGCGACCTCTCGGACTCGACGGTCAAGCGCAATATGGGCGCCGCGCTGGCGCACTGTCTCATCGGCTACCAGAAGACCGCCCGCGGGCTCGAGAAGGTCGTCCCGCGCGAGGACGTGATGCGAGAGGACCTCGAACGGAACCCCGAGGTCATCGGCGAGGCCGTCCAGACCATCCTCCGGCGCGAGGGACGGGCCGACGCCTACGAGCAGGTGAAGGAACTCACGCGGGGCCAGCGCGCCTCGATCGCGGACTTCCGCGACCTGTTCGACGAGCTGGACGTCGACGACTCGGTGCGCGAGGAGCTGCGGGCGCTCACGCCCGCCGGCTACACGGGGCTGGGTGACGAGCTGGTGGACGAACTCGACGACTGA
- a CDS encoding DUF7526 family protein translates to MTRTLDGEVLHVVGPEELDDYDIEDELRALAESRYVLVCRAGGKPSWFERVRSFFTRRPIEATTLVSETGAAEGDEVTATVRETDLPGVYEATELRT, encoded by the coding sequence ATGACCCGAACGCTGGACGGCGAGGTGCTCCACGTCGTCGGGCCGGAGGAACTGGACGACTACGACATCGAGGACGAGCTCCGGGCGCTCGCGGAGTCGCGCTACGTCCTCGTCTGCCGGGCCGGCGGGAAGCCCTCCTGGTTCGAGCGGGTGCGCTCCTTTTTCACGCGCCGCCCCATCGAGGCGACGACGCTGGTCTCGGAGACGGGCGCCGCCGAGGGCGACGAGGTGACGGCGACGGTCCGGGAGACGGACCTCCCGGGCGTGTACGAGGCGACGGAGCTGCGGACCTGA
- a CDS encoding cupin domain-containing protein, which produces MEKVAISELATDNNPGGGEDSARRVGEALGTADVGLSHYELDAGQNLSGGVHTHMDQEEIFYVLDGTVTFQTLDDEVEVEGGEVVRFAPGDFQQGKNESDESATLLGIGAPKPSTDVRVPQPCGACGESDTLRFVPGDDGMVLQCPECGETFEMPG; this is translated from the coding sequence ATGGAGAAGGTGGCAATCAGCGAGCTGGCGACGGACAACAACCCCGGCGGTGGCGAGGATTCGGCACGCCGCGTGGGCGAGGCACTCGGGACCGCCGACGTGGGCCTGAGCCATTACGAACTCGACGCCGGGCAGAACCTCTCGGGCGGCGTCCACACCCACATGGACCAGGAGGAGATCTTCTACGTCCTGGACGGGACGGTCACCTTCCAGACGCTCGACGACGAGGTCGAGGTCGAGGGTGGCGAGGTCGTCCGGTTCGCCCCCGGCGACTTCCAGCAGGGCAAGAACGAGTCCGACGAGTCCGCGACGCTGCTCGGCATCGGCGCCCCGAAGCCCTCGACGGACGTGCGCGTCCCGCAGCCGTGTGGCGCGTGCGGCGAGTCGGACACGCTCCGGTTCGTCCCCGGCGACGACGGGATGGTGCTGCAGTGCCCGGAGTGCGGCGAGACCTTCGAGATGCCGGGGTAA
- a CDS encoding cupin domain-containing protein — protein MERVDIDDVAQAALSGPVDRRDVGRALGATDVAVMYYELEPGENFSGGYHTHLDQEELFIVLDGEAEFRTEDGKVAVAAGEAIRFAPGEFQTGYNHYDSDEPVRGLALGAPAGMDETVSMFQCPDCGEEGEHDVDLDETGGTVTTTCRACGFVMETEP, from the coding sequence ATGGAGCGAGTCGACATCGACGACGTGGCCCAGGCGGCACTCAGCGGCCCGGTCGACCGGCGCGACGTGGGGCGGGCGCTGGGCGCGACCGACGTGGCGGTGATGTACTACGAGCTCGAGCCGGGGGAGAACTTCTCCGGCGGCTACCACACGCACCTCGACCAGGAAGAGCTGTTCATCGTCCTCGACGGCGAGGCGGAGTTCAGGACCGAGGACGGCAAGGTGGCCGTCGCGGCGGGCGAGGCCATCCGGTTCGCGCCCGGCGAGTTCCAGACGGGCTACAACCACTACGACAGCGACGAGCCGGTCCGGGGGCTCGCGCTCGGCGCGCCCGCCGGGATGGACGAGACCGTCTCGATGTTCCAGTGCCCGGACTGCGGCGAGGAGGGGGAACACGACGTGGACCTCGACGAGACCGGCGGGACCGTCACGACGACCTGCCGGGCGTGTGGCTTCGTGATGGAGACCGAGCCCTGA
- a CDS encoding class I SAM-dependent methyltransferase, translating to MDDRTYWDERYRDATFRLPEEPSRPLREFADALPEGRAFDVATGTGRNALFLAAAGYEVDAVDVSGVGLDEARERAAERDLDGHVDWIQADLDTYCVPESAYDVVSVSFYRALELLPDLKEALAPGGVLCYEHHLRSPEADRGPSDDRHRFRSNDLLRAVLDLTVLHYEETTRVEDGRTSAVATIVARNTGGGSQTYPRRPAE from the coding sequence ATGGACGACCGGACCTACTGGGACGAACGCTACCGGGACGCGACGTTCCGGCTCCCCGAGGAGCCGTCGCGACCGCTGCGCGAGTTCGCCGACGCGCTCCCCGAGGGGCGGGCGTTCGACGTCGCCACCGGCACCGGCCGGAACGCGCTGTTCCTGGCGGCGGCGGGGTACGAGGTCGACGCCGTCGACGTCTCGGGCGTCGGCCTGGACGAGGCACGGGAGCGGGCCGCAGAGCGGGACCTCGACGGGCACGTCGACTGGATCCAGGCCGACCTCGACACCTACTGTGTCCCGGAATCGGCCTACGACGTGGTGTCGGTGAGCTTCTACCGGGCGCTGGAGCTGCTCCCCGACCTGAAGGAGGCGCTGGCGCCCGGCGGCGTCCTCTGCTACGAGCACCACCTGCGGTCGCCCGAGGCCGACCGCGGCCCGAGCGACGACCGCCACCGCTTCCGGTCGAACGACCTCCTCCGGGCGGTACTGGACCTGACGGTACTGCACTACGAGGAGACGACGCGCGTCGAGGACGGCCGCACGTCGGCGGTGGCGACGATCGTCGCGCGCAACACGGGCGGCGGGAGCCAGACCTACCCCCGGCGCCCGGCGGAGTGA